One genomic window of Candidatus Binatia bacterium includes the following:
- a CDS encoding Ig-like domain-containing protein, whose protein sequence is MRSNWLFPIWGALAIGGFVQPWSPGLRAAQAATCVGDCSGDRTVTVDEILAMVNIALGRAAVSSCPAGNANGDTEITIDEILAAVNNALSGCESGANRAPTASDMSLSAGSSTPYVEKQLIGSDPDNDTITYELIADDSGPGYNFAYVNPQSGMLYLSLVAGFQGNIALPYRVTDGRLFSNTATVTVQAQVVTPSRETGSADIPPEVYARYPRGYYYGDLLGAPGEQPTLPSAVDLSRDFPLPGDQGQQGSCVGWATAYALKTYQERIEIGWSLEPLQHRFSPAYVYNQINGGKDEGSRITDALDLIVQQGVASLAKAPYDDQDFRTQPSNAARQEAAQFKGKAWKTANGTVEIKNALANRLPVVGGIVVFDALMNLRGGNSVYNTFTGAYQGGHAITFVGYDDGRYGGAFKIVNSWSQNWGDQGYFWMPYAAANQTVTAPYGQTTVLRYAYVLEDAENTVPPPPDPVDPPPPADLPNLEVSDWLATYDPTPRGAGELQWTVTNTGEGTAPGGAYVSLVVSDDTNFTPNDTYVVYESIPFELESGNSAYRDEENAIPFNFPDHLVPGEYYMAVWVDDRNAVLESNEDDNVSPGDSTIEISSDRPDMEVLSWYAQWDFAGDGGLIYEVVNNGEQVAPSGWWVTLALSPNDTIGDGDEIFLFGETADYDLDPDDVLYRDEFEPAAFSLYYDYSGTPVPAGEYYMALWLDPDDELAESNEINNASLSWGTIGLAGGADLQTGRSAGVTDAAEAAISPLEVGKAYNGKVLPPRRVAMRKVRIVQTPQGGRQVEFLDGGAAARVAPRVRSALTHMRSKVANARQKVIFPVQNARPMPSRYR, encoded by the coding sequence ATGAGGTCAAACTGGTTGTTTCCGATCTGGGGCGCGCTCGCGATCGGCGGGTTCGTCCAACCCTGGAGCCCCGGGCTCCGCGCGGCGCAGGCCGCGACGTGCGTGGGAGACTGCAGCGGCGATCGGACGGTTACCGTCGACGAGATCCTCGCCATGGTGAACATCGCCCTGGGTCGGGCGGCGGTCTCGTCCTGCCCGGCGGGCAACGCCAACGGGGACACCGAGATCACCATCGACGAGATCCTGGCGGCCGTGAACAATGCCCTGAGCGGTTGCGAGTCCGGCGCCAACCGGGCGCCGACTGCCAGCGACATGTCCCTCAGTGCGGGCTCTTCCACGCCGTACGTGGAAAAGCAGCTCATCGGCAGTGACCCCGACAACGACACCATTACCTACGAGCTGATCGCCGACGACAGCGGCCCCGGCTACAACTTCGCTTACGTCAACCCTCAGTCCGGCATGCTCTACCTGTCCCTCGTCGCGGGCTTTCAGGGGAACATAGCCCTGCCGTACCGGGTCACCGATGGCCGCCTGTTCAGCAACACCGCGACGGTGACCGTGCAGGCGCAGGTTGTCACCCCATCGCGCGAAACCGGCAGTGCCGACATTCCTCCCGAGGTCTACGCCCGCTATCCGCGCGGCTACTATTACGGCGACCTGCTCGGCGCGCCGGGCGAGCAACCGACGCTGCCCTCGGCCGTCGACCTGAGCCGCGACTTTCCTCTGCCGGGCGATCAGGGCCAGCAGGGAAGTTGTGTCGGTTGGGCCACGGCCTACGCGCTCAAGACCTATCAGGAACGCATCGAGATCGGCTGGTCGCTGGAGCCCCTGCAACATCGCTTTAGTCCGGCCTATGTCTACAACCAGATCAACGGCGGGAAGGACGAAGGTTCGCGGATAACCGATGCCCTCGACCTCATCGTCCAGCAAGGGGTGGCGAGCCTCGCCAAAGCGCCGTACGACGATCAGGACTTCCGTACCCAGCCCAGCAACGCTGCGCGGCAGGAGGCGGCGCAGTTCAAAGGCAAAGCTTGGAAGACCGCCAACGGAACCGTCGAGATCAAGAACGCTCTGGCCAATCGGCTGCCGGTGGTGGGTGGCATCGTTGTGTTCGACGCCCTGATGAATCTGCGCGGTGGCAACTCGGTCTACAACACCTTCACCGGCGCGTATCAGGGCGGCCACGCCATCACTTTCGTCGGCTACGACGATGGGCGTTACGGCGGCGCCTTCAAGATCGTCAACTCGTGGAGCCAGAACTGGGGCGATCAGGGCTACTTCTGGATGCCCTATGCCGCCGCCAACCAGACCGTCACGGCGCCGTACGGGCAGACCACGGTCCTGCGCTACGCGTACGTTCTGGAGGACGCCGAAAACACAGTCCCCCCGCCGCCAGACCCTGTGGACCCGCCGCCGCCCGCAGACCTGCCCAATCTGGAGGTTTCGGATTGGCTGGCGACCTACGACCCCACGCCACGCGGCGCCGGCGAGCTGCAATGGACGGTCACCAACACCGGCGAGGGAACGGCGCCGGGCGGCGCGTACGTCAGTCTTGTCGTGTCGGATGACACGAATTTCACGCCGAACGATACGTACGTCGTTTACGAGTCCATCCCCTTCGAGTTGGAGTCCGGCAACAGCGCCTATCGCGACGAGGAGAACGCGATCCCGTTCAACTTCCCGGATCACCTCGTGCCCGGCGAGTACTACATGGCCGTGTGGGTCGACGATCGCAACGCGGTGCTCGAGTCGAACGAGGACGACAACGTCTCGCCCGGAGACTCAACGATAGAGATATCCAGCGATCGGCCGGACATGGAGGTGTTGAGCTGGTACGCGCAGTGGGACTTTGCCGGCGACGGTGGGCTGATTTACGAGGTCGTGAACAACGGCGAACAGGTCGCCCCGTCCGGTTGGTGGGTCACCCTGGCGTTGAGCCCCAACGATACCATCGGCGACGGCGACGAGATCTTCCTTTTCGGCGAGACGGCCGACTACGACCTCGACCCCGACGACGTTCTTTACCGCGACGAGTTCGAGCCGGCGGCCTTCTCGCTCTACTACGATTATTCCGGCACGCCGGTTCCGGCCGGCGAGTACTACATGGCGCTGTGGTTAGACCCGGACGACGAGCTGGCCGAGTCCAACGAGATCAACAACGCCTCGCTGTCGTGGGGAACGATAGGCCTTGCCGGCGGCGCGGACCTGCAAACCGGACGGTCCGCCGGGGTGACCGACGCGGCGGAAGCGGCGATCAGTCCGTTGGAGGTGGGAAAGGCGTATAACGGCAAAGTGCTGCCTCCGCGGCGGGTGGCGATGCGTAAGGTGCGGATAGTGCAGACCCCTCAGGGTGGCCGCCAGGTCGAGTTCCTTGACGGCGGTGCGGCGGCCCGTGTTGCGCCCCGGGTGCGATCCGCCCTGACGCATATGCGGTCGAAAGTTGCCAACGCCCGCCAGAAGGTGATCTTCCCGGTGCAGAACGCCAGGCCGATGCCGTCCCGGTACCGATAG
- a CDS encoding glutamate synthase subunit beta has product MGKITGFLEIERDLPPRRPVSERLRDWREFEGKFSEELLRRQAARCMDCGIPFCHKGCPLGNIIPDWNDLVYRGRWKEASDRLHSTNNFPEFTGRVCPAPCEESCVLNINQRPVSIKLIEKQIVDHAFAHGWMAPQVPAQRTGKQVAVIGSGPAGLACAQQLARAGHWVTVFERDDRIGGLLRYGIPDFKLEKHLIDRRMEQMAAEGVTFRPRTNVGVDLTGEELRHNFDAVVLAGGATAARDLQVPGRDLKGVHLAMEFLPQQNRVVAGDGVSGQIVATGKRVVILGGGDTGSDCLGTSNRQGALSVHQFELLPQPPERRNGEVAPWPFWPMILRTSSSHEEGVARDWSILTKSFSGDEAGNVRKLHGVRLEWVKEGGKMAMREIPGSEFAIDADLVLLALGFVGPEKEGLLAQLGVRSNDRGSVAAEADYQTTVPGVFACGDMRRGQSLVVWAIWEGRECARGVDTYLMGRTDLPASPNPF; this is encoded by the coding sequence ATGGGAAAGATCACCGGATTTCTGGAGATCGAACGCGACCTGCCACCGCGCCGGCCGGTATCGGAACGCCTGCGCGACTGGCGCGAGTTCGAGGGTAAGTTCTCGGAAGAGCTACTGCGCCGACAGGCGGCGCGGTGCATGGACTGCGGCATTCCGTTCTGCCACAAGGGGTGCCCGCTCGGGAACATCATTCCCGACTGGAACGATCTCGTGTACCGCGGTCGCTGGAAGGAAGCTAGCGACCGGCTCCATTCCACGAACAACTTCCCCGAGTTCACCGGACGGGTGTGTCCGGCGCCGTGCGAGGAATCGTGCGTGCTGAACATCAACCAGCGGCCGGTGAGCATCAAGCTCATCGAGAAACAGATCGTCGATCATGCCTTCGCGCACGGTTGGATGGCGCCGCAAGTGCCGGCGCAGCGCACCGGCAAGCAGGTGGCCGTGATCGGCTCCGGGCCGGCCGGGCTGGCGTGCGCGCAGCAATTGGCACGGGCCGGCCACTGGGTGACGGTCTTCGAACGCGACGACCGTATCGGCGGGTTGTTGCGGTACGGCATTCCCGACTTCAAGCTGGAGAAACACCTCATCGACCGGCGCATGGAACAGATGGCGGCCGAGGGCGTAACCTTCCGTCCGCGCACCAATGTCGGCGTCGACCTGACCGGCGAGGAGTTGCGGCACAACTTCGATGCCGTTGTCCTTGCCGGGGGCGCGACGGCGGCGCGCGATCTGCAAGTTCCCGGACGTGACCTCAAGGGCGTTCATCTGGCGATGGAGTTCCTGCCGCAGCAGAACAGGGTCGTCGCCGGCGATGGGGTGAGCGGGCAGATCGTGGCGACGGGGAAGCGTGTGGTCATTCTTGGTGGCGGCGACACCGGCTCCGACTGTCTCGGCACATCGAACCGGCAGGGAGCGCTGTCGGTGCACCAGTTCGAGTTGCTGCCGCAGCCGCCGGAGCGCCGTAACGGGGAGGTTGCGCCGTGGCCCTTCTGGCCGATGATCTTGCGCACTTCGTCCTCGCACGAGGAGGGCGTAGCGCGGGACTGGAGCATCCTGACGAAGTCGTTTTCCGGTGACGAGGCAGGCAACGTCCGCAAGCTGCATGGCGTGCGTCTGGAGTGGGTGAAGGAAGGCGGCAAGATGGCGATGCGCGAGATTCCCGGGAGCGAGTTCGCCATCGACGCCGATCTCGTCCTCCTGGCTCTCGGGTTCGTGGGTCCGGAGAAGGAAGGGCTGTTGGCGCAGCTCGGCGTGCGGTCCAACGACCGCGGCAGCGTGGCGGCCGAAGCCGACTATCAGACGACGGTGCCGGGAGTGTTCGCCTGCGGCGACATGCGCCGTGGCCAGTCGCTCGTGGTATGGGCGATCTGGGAAGGCCGGGAATGCGCTCGCGGTGTCGACACGTACCTGATGGGCCGCACCGATCTGCCGGCAAGCCCGAATCCGTTTTGA